In the genome of Polaribacter sp. MED152, one region contains:
- a CDS encoding RluA family pseudouridine synthase, with product MRIIETHIALNLDKPIRFQEYGVGIFNTIPTKSGIKKAIKKQLILIDNELASTAKFISGGEKIMLLESNKQQEFSRLKLDLQVLLEDDFLAVIYKPAGILVSGNKFVTIANALSQNLKKSNQVDAVKPQPVHRLDYATSGLLLVGKTSSAIQKLSELFQKKEIKKTYYAVTIGKMKPLGIIDKPIDDKEAYTQYKVISNEISKRFNFLNLVELSPKTGRKHQLRKHLLSLKNPILGDKEYFIEGKILKGKGLYLHAAKLEFTHPFTAEKITIRKELPNKFKSIFSNIE from the coding sequence GTGAGAATTATAGAAACTCATATTGCTTTAAACCTTGATAAACCGATTCGATTTCAAGAATATGGAGTTGGTATTTTTAATACAATTCCCACAAAATCGGGTATTAAAAAAGCAATAAAGAAACAGTTGATTTTAATTGATAACGAACTTGCTAGTACTGCCAAATTTATTTCGGGTGGAGAAAAAATTATGTTGTTAGAAAGTAACAAACAACAAGAATTCAGTAGACTAAAATTAGATTTACAAGTTTTACTCGAAGATGATTTCTTAGCAGTTATTTATAAGCCTGCAGGAATTTTAGTAAGTGGGAACAAATTTGTAACAATAGCGAATGCTTTATCTCAAAATCTTAAAAAAAGCAATCAAGTAGATGCTGTAAAACCACAACCTGTTCACAGACTAGATTATGCAACTTCAGGTTTACTTTTAGTTGGCAAAACAAGTAGTGCCATTCAAAAACTGAGTGAGTTATTTCAAAAAAAAGAAATTAAGAAAACCTATTATGCAGTTACAATTGGTAAAATGAAACCTCTTGGTATTATCGATAAACCTATAGATGATAAGGAAGCATACACTCAATATAAAGTAATAAGCAATGAAATTTCCAAACGTTTTAATTTTCTTAATTTGGTAGAATTATCGCCAAAAACAGGCAGAAAACACCAACTGAGAAAACATTTATTATCATTAAAAAATCCTATTTTAGGTGATAAAGAATATTTTATAGAAGGTAAAATACTAAAAGGTAAGGGTTTGTATTTACATGCAGCAAAGTTAGAATTTACACATCCTTTCACCGCTGAAAAAATTACAATTCGTAAAGAATTACCAAATAAATTTAAGTCCATTTTTTCCAATATCGAGTAA
- a CDS encoding sugar phosphate nucleotidyltransferase has translation MHNNLIILAGGMSSRMKKPSTSKNINKEKINEANSRSKSLIGVGKENRPLMDYLLYNAKKAGYKNIYIVINKNGNLFKTFYGTKSANNEFKGLNISFPIQKIPDFREKPFGTADAVYQAIEQFPKLKKESFTVCNSDNLYSIKVLELLRNSESVNSLISYDRKSLEFSLEKIYSFAIMNLDKQNYLKDIIEKPTKEEAENYQDKDGKIRVSMNIFKLDGPIIFEYLKNCPIHPKRNEKELPTVVLNCIKDHPKSFLTIPVSEHVPDLTAKDDISIVKKYIDENYPTNLAW, from the coding sequence ATGCATAACAATTTAATAATTTTAGCTGGTGGCATGTCTTCAAGAATGAAGAAGCCATCAACCTCAAAAAACATCAACAAAGAAAAAATTAACGAGGCTAATTCTCGAAGTAAAAGTTTAATTGGAGTTGGAAAAGAAAACAGACCATTAATGGATTACTTACTTTACAACGCTAAAAAAGCAGGCTATAAAAACATTTATATTGTTATCAATAAAAATGGGAATCTTTTCAAAACTTTTTATGGCACTAAATCAGCCAACAATGAATTTAAAGGATTAAACATTTCATTTCCGATTCAAAAAATACCAGACTTTAGAGAAAAACCTTTTGGAACAGCAGATGCAGTTTATCAAGCAATAGAACAATTTCCTAAATTAAAAAAAGAATCATTTACAGTTTGCAATAGCGATAATCTATATTCAATTAAAGTTTTAGAATTATTGAGAAATTCTGAAAGTGTAAATTCACTTATTTCATATGATAGAAAAAGTTTAGAATTTTCATTAGAAAAAATATACTCTTTTGCTATTATGAATTTGGATAAGCAGAATTACTTGAAAGATATTATTGAAAAACCCACAAAAGAGGAAGCTGAAAATTATCAAGACAAAGATGGCAAGATAAGAGTAAGCATGAATATCTTTAAATTAGATGGGCCAATAATTTTTGAGTATTTAAAAAATTGTCCCATTCATCCAAAAAGAAATGAAAAAGAATTACCAACTGTTGTATTAAATTGCATCAAAGATCATCCAAAGAGTTTTTTAACAATTCCTGTTTCTGAACATGTTCCAGATTTAACCGCAAAAGACGATATATCAATAGTTAAGAAATATATTGATGAAAATTACCCTACAAATTTAGCTTGGTAA
- the fdhD gene encoding formate dehydrogenase accessory sulfurtransferase FdhD, which translates to MQSTLYQGLKVSKSNYTKVDDFLVVEAPLQININNEPYTVVMRTPDDDFELIRGLLFAEDIYKQKAPLAMNILKQEDNIPKIVDVSISKDHLGKGYLNKRTLLSVSSCGICGKKELNDIKVTGNNLENRYQLTANQLHKMYEVMHTLQKTYNKSGGSHAAALYSKDNNLLTLKEDIGRHNAVDKAIGNLLINENLKKAHYLLVSGRVSYEIVTKAFIAKIPVIVAVSACSSLAVDFAKEFGICLIGFTRENKLTIYSNTNAINLLAHD; encoded by the coding sequence ATGCAATCTACCCTATATCAAGGTCTAAAAGTTTCAAAATCAAACTACACAAAAGTTGATGATTTCCTTGTTGTAGAAGCTCCACTCCAAATTAATATCAATAACGAGCCATATACAGTAGTTATGAGAACTCCTGATGATGACTTTGAGTTAATTAGAGGCTTATTGTTTGCCGAAGATATTTACAAACAGAAAGCACCTTTAGCAATGAATATTCTTAAACAAGAAGATAATATTCCCAAAATAGTTGATGTTTCTATATCTAAAGATCATTTAGGCAAAGGTTATTTGAATAAAAGAACGTTACTATCTGTCTCATCTTGTGGTATTTGTGGTAAAAAGGAGTTAAATGACATTAAAGTAACTGGTAATAATTTAGAGAATAGGTATCAATTAACTGCGAATCAACTACATAAAATGTATGAAGTTATGCATACACTTCAAAAGACTTATAACAAATCTGGAGGAAGCCATGCAGCTGCATTGTATTCTAAAGACAATAATCTTCTTACATTAAAGGAAGATATTGGTAGACACAATGCTGTTGATAAAGCTATTGGCAATTTACTCATAAATGAAAACTTAAAAAAAGCGCATTACTTGCTTGTTAGTGGAAGAGTTTCTTACGAAATAGTCACAAAAGCTTTTATTGCAAAAATACCCGTAATTGTTGCAGTTTCTGCATGTTCAAGTTTAGCTGTAGATTTTGCCAAAGAATTTGGTATTTGCTTAATTGGCTTCACTAGAGAAAACAAACTAACCATCTATTCCAACACAAACGCAATTAATCTTTTAGCACATGATTAA
- a CDS encoding FdhF/YdeP family oxidoreductase, which yields MIKKTNAQNPEKYTGIELKEIPHSAVGFKAIKSSINHVKNEAGLFRGMSLLKNLNQTYGFDCPGCAWPDPDEKRAFLAEYCENGAKAVAEEATRNKVSPLFFATYSVSNLAKLSDYEIGKKGRITHPVYLPEGANHYKEISWKDAFKLIASELNSLDSPDEAIFYTSGRTSNEAAFLYQLFVRQFGTNNLPDCSNMCHEASGAALSETLGIGKGSVTLDDFNHTDLIIVMGQNPGTNHPRMLTALGDAKKNGSKIITINPLPEVGLMNYKDPQNPLKWVGSGQDLTDLFLQVKINGDVALLKIILKLMIAKEEEDTGSVFDYKFIKEKTHGVEALIDDLETYSIDYLLPQTGLTLKKIKTAADLIINNKKIIICWAMGLTQHKNSVDNIREIVNILLLKGSIGKKGAGTCPVRGHSNVQGDRTMGIWEKMPDTFLDKIDSEFNFKSPRKHGFDVVNSIKAMHQKKAKVFFGMGGNFVSATPDTEYTAEGLRNCNLTVHVSTKLNRSHLIHGKKALILPCLGRSEKDYQTSGEQFISVENSMGIVHKSQGHLEPCSEDLLSEPAIVAGLAKATLKNSKVNWDELISNYDYIRNKIEAVIPGFNNYNKRVREDAGFYLPNNARANNFKPTATGKANFTVNATSDLKLTEDQFIMMTIRTHDQYNTTIYGLNDRYRGVLNERRVIFMNSSDMEKYNIKKLDIVDLRSHFDDEIREAKGFIAIPYNIPKQCSATYFPEANVLVPIQSTGRTSNTPTSKTVIITIHKR from the coding sequence ATGATTAAAAAAACAAATGCTCAAAATCCAGAAAAATATACAGGAATAGAATTAAAAGAAATTCCTCATTCAGCAGTTGGCTTTAAGGCCATAAAATCTTCTATAAATCATGTAAAAAATGAAGCAGGACTATTTAGAGGAATGAGCTTATTAAAAAACTTAAATCAAACCTATGGTTTTGATTGTCCTGGCTGTGCATGGCCAGACCCTGATGAAAAAAGAGCCTTTCTAGCTGAATATTGTGAAAATGGTGCAAAAGCAGTTGCTGAAGAAGCAACAAGAAATAAAGTTTCCCCACTATTTTTTGCAACTTACTCAGTGAGTAATTTGGCCAAACTTTCTGATTATGAAATAGGAAAAAAAGGTCGAATTACACATCCTGTTTATTTACCTGAAGGCGCAAACCATTACAAAGAAATTTCTTGGAAAGATGCTTTTAAGCTTATTGCAAGTGAACTTAATAGTCTAGATTCTCCTGATGAAGCCATTTTTTACACCTCAGGAAGAACGAGTAACGAAGCTGCATTTTTATATCAATTATTTGTAAGACAATTTGGTACAAACAATTTACCTGATTGTTCTAACATGTGTCATGAGGCAAGTGGTGCAGCACTTTCTGAAACATTGGGTATTGGTAAAGGTTCTGTTACATTAGATGATTTTAATCATACAGATTTAATAATTGTAATGGGGCAAAACCCTGGCACAAATCATCCTAGAATGTTAACTGCATTAGGTGATGCCAAAAAGAATGGAAGTAAAATTATAACCATTAATCCTTTACCTGAAGTTGGATTAATGAATTACAAAGACCCTCAAAATCCTTTAAAATGGGTAGGTTCAGGACAAGATTTAACAGATTTGTTTTTACAAGTTAAAATTAACGGAGATGTAGCTCTTCTAAAAATCATTTTAAAATTAATGATTGCTAAAGAGGAAGAAGATACAGGTTCTGTTTTTGATTATAAATTTATAAAAGAAAAAACCCATGGAGTTGAAGCTTTAATAGACGATTTAGAAACCTATTCAATTGATTATCTATTGCCTCAAACAGGGTTAACTTTAAAAAAAATTAAAACGGCTGCAGACCTAATTATAAACAATAAAAAAATTATCATTTGTTGGGCAATGGGTTTAACTCAGCATAAAAACTCTGTAGACAACATTAGAGAAATTGTAAATATTTTACTTCTAAAAGGTAGCATTGGAAAAAAAGGTGCAGGAACATGTCCTGTGCGTGGACATTCTAATGTACAAGGAGATAGAACTATGGGCATTTGGGAAAAAATGCCAGATACATTCTTAGATAAAATTGATTCTGAGTTTAACTTTAAATCTCCAAGAAAGCATGGTTTTGATGTTGTAAATTCTATAAAAGCCATGCATCAAAAAAAGGCCAAAGTATTTTTTGGTATGGGTGGTAATTTTGTGTCTGCAACTCCAGATACAGAATATACAGCAGAAGGTTTACGAAATTGCAATTTAACTGTTCACGTTTCTACAAAGCTAAATAGAAGTCATTTAATTCATGGTAAAAAGGCTTTAATTTTGCCCTGTTTAGGAAGATCAGAAAAAGATTACCAAACTTCTGGAGAGCAATTTATATCTGTAGAAAATTCTATGGGAATTGTTCATAAATCTCAAGGCCATTTAGAACCTTGCTCTGAAGATTTGTTAAGTGAACCTGCAATTGTTGCTGGTTTAGCCAAAGCAACTCTAAAAAACTCAAAAGTAAATTGGGATGAACTTATATCTAATTATGATTATATAAGAAATAAAATAGAAGCTGTTATTCCTGGCTTTAATAACTATAATAAAAGAGTTCGAGAAGATGCTGGTTTTTACTTACCCAATAATGCAAGAGCAAATAACTTTAAGCCCACAGCAACAGGTAAGGCAAATTTTACGGTAAATGCTACTTCTGATTTAAAGCTTACAGAAGATCAATTTATAATGATGACTATAAGAACTCACGATCAATACAACACCACAATTTATGGTTTGAATGATAGGTATAGAGGAGTATTAAACGAGAGAAGAGTTATATTTATGAATAGTTCTGATATGGAAAAATACAATATTAAGAAATTAGACATCGTAGATTTAAGAAGCCACTTTGATGATGAAATTAGAGAAGCCAAGGGTTTTATAGCAATTCCGTACAACATTCCAAAACAATGTTCTGCAACGTATTTTCCTGAAGCAAATGTATTAGTACCTATACAAAGCACAGGTAGAACTAGTAATACACCAACATCAAAAACTGTAATTATTACAATCCATAAAAGATAA
- a CDS encoding class I SAM-dependent methyltransferase, with the protein MNLNILEENVQQYITDNLKSEITKLILKGSPFEDISSQELANQVIAKQKSEKKLPTWFNTSKIYYPPKLSIEQTSSEITAKYKSAIIEGSSIIDITGGFGVDCFYFAKTFNKVTHCEINEELSKIVSHNYKELDVSNITTIAGNSFEFLKNTKQHYDCIYIDPSRRSDVKGKVFLLKDCLPYVPPKIDFFFTKANNILIKVSPILDITNTINDLKNVKEVHVVAVNNEVKELLFLLEKDYNNTIKIKTINFQKDQLQSYDFAYKDEVQASYSEPLDYLYEPNSAILKAGAFQQIAKHTNSFKLHQHSHLFTSKMLITFPGRAFKIDTILKYDKKKLKKLLPENKANFTTRNFPKTVAQLRKETKIKDGGAIYVFFTKINKSDLITIICSKI; encoded by the coding sequence TTGAATTTAAATATCTTAGAGGAAAACGTACAACAATATATTACTGATAATTTAAAATCAGAGATTACAAAACTAATCTTAAAAGGAAGCCCATTTGAAGACATTTCATCTCAAGAATTAGCAAATCAGGTTATTGCAAAACAAAAATCCGAAAAGAAATTACCTACTTGGTTTAACACAAGCAAAATTTATTATCCTCCTAAATTAAGTATTGAGCAAACTTCATCAGAAATTACTGCTAAATACAAATCAGCAATTATAGAGGGATCTTCGATAATAGATATTACTGGTGGTTTTGGAGTAGACTGTTTTTACTTTGCTAAAACATTTAATAAAGTAACTCATTGTGAAATTAATGAAGAGCTATCTAAAATTGTATCACATAATTATAAAGAATTAGATGTTTCTAACATTACAACAATTGCAGGTAATAGTTTTGAATTTCTCAAAAATACAAAGCAACATTATGATTGTATTTATATAGATCCAAGTAGAAGAAGTGATGTAAAAGGTAAGGTGTTTTTGCTTAAAGATTGTTTGCCTTATGTACCTCCAAAAATAGATTTCTTTTTTACTAAAGCAAATAACATTTTAATTAAAGTATCACCAATCTTAGATATTACAAATACAATTAATGACCTAAAAAATGTAAAAGAAGTACATGTAGTTGCTGTAAATAATGAAGTTAAAGAGTTACTGTTTTTACTAGAAAAAGACTATAACAATACTATAAAAATTAAAACAATTAATTTTCAGAAAGACCAACTTCAAAGTTATGATTTTGCTTATAAAGATGAAGTACAAGCAAGTTATTCAGAACCATTAGATTATTTGTACGAACCCAATAGTGCCATTTTAAAAGCTGGTGCATTTCAACAAATTGCAAAGCATACAAATAGTTTTAAATTACATCAACATTCGCATCTTTTTACATCTAAAATGTTAATAACTTTTCCTGGAAGAGCATTTAAAATAGATACCATTTTAAAATACGATAAAAAGAAATTAAAGAAATTGTTACCAGAGAATAAGGCGAATTTTACGACTAGAAATTTCCCAAAAACAGTAGCACAGCTAAGAAAAGAGACTAAAATTAAAGATGGTGGAGCTATTTATGTGTTTTTCACAAAAATCAATAAAAGTGACCTAATAACTATTATTTGTAGTAAAATTTAA
- a CDS encoding beta-N-acetylhexosaminidase yields the protein MKKPFLNLIFFILFLNSLIIEAQNIQIIPQPNTIIYGKKSFIINENTKIVSSNDAKLIEQDLANYIRNEFNLSLKTAKQGFAKKNFITFKIDENLQNEAYELTVEDDKITVCAKNKAGWFYGKQTLIQLLSYNSHYSKYENQIKVKSIKIKDAPRFKWRAFMLDEARYFKGKEQVKLLLDEMAFLKMNTFHWHLVDDQGWRIEIKKYPKLTEIGSKRKSTQIGPLQWESPIQSAEPHEGFYTQEDIKEIVAYAQARNITIVPEIEMPGHSTAAIASYSWLGTSKKEIEVPIKFGVGKDVYDVTNPRVTQFLKDVLDEVMTLFPSKVIHIGGDEVKYNHWKNSSSVQQYMKEKKLKTPADLQVYFTNSISNYLQSKGRRMMGWNEIMGHNLHEYQDENDTKTSQKLAKESIVHFWKGDVELATTAAKNGYEIVNSLHSSTYLDYRYKNLPLSKAYAFNPIPKDLDIKYHNKVIGLGCQMWGEWIPTNGEMHYKVFPRIAAYAEIGWTDLENKDFSAFKISLKNLQDRWASKGIFYAPNEFVEKK from the coding sequence ATGAAAAAACCTTTTTTAAACCTTATATTTTTTATCCTATTTCTAAATTCATTAATTATAGAAGCTCAAAACATACAAATTATACCTCAGCCAAACACCATTATATATGGTAAAAAATCATTTATAATAAATGAAAACACTAAAATTGTCTCATCAAATGATGCTAAATTGATAGAACAGGATTTAGCAAATTATATTAGAAATGAGTTTAATCTATCGTTAAAAACTGCCAAGCAAGGTTTTGCGAAAAAGAATTTCATCACTTTTAAAATAGATGAAAACTTGCAAAATGAGGCTTATGAATTAACTGTAGAAGATGATAAAATTACTGTTTGTGCTAAAAACAAAGCTGGTTGGTTTTATGGCAAACAGACCTTAATACAATTACTTTCTTACAACTCACATTATTCGAAATATGAAAATCAAATTAAAGTAAAGAGTATTAAAATAAAAGATGCTCCAAGATTTAAATGGAGGGCTTTTATGTTAGATGAAGCTAGATATTTTAAAGGTAAAGAACAAGTGAAATTACTTTTAGATGAAATGGCTTTTTTAAAAATGAATACGTTTCATTGGCATTTGGTAGATGATCAAGGTTGGCGAATTGAAATTAAAAAATATCCAAAATTGACAGAAATTGGATCTAAAAGAAAAAGCACACAAATTGGCCCTTTACAGTGGGAAAGCCCAATACAATCTGCAGAGCCTCATGAAGGTTTTTATACCCAAGAAGATATTAAAGAAATTGTGGCTTATGCCCAAGCAAGAAACATTACTATTGTTCCAGAAATAGAAATGCCTGGTCATTCAACTGCTGCAATAGCTTCTTATTCTTGGTTAGGAACTTCTAAAAAAGAAATAGAAGTGCCCATAAAATTCGGAGTTGGAAAAGATGTTTACGATGTTACAAACCCAAGAGTAACACAATTTCTAAAAGACGTATTAGATGAAGTTATGACATTATTTCCATCAAAAGTTATTCACATTGGTGGAGATGAAGTAAAATACAACCATTGGAAAAATTCGTCCTCTGTTCAGCAATACATGAAAGAGAAAAAATTAAAAACACCTGCTGATTTACAGGTTTATTTCACTAATTCAATATCTAATTACCTACAAAGTAAAGGTAGAAGAATGATGGGTTGGAACGAAATTATGGGGCATAATTTACATGAATATCAGGATGAAAATGACACCAAGACTTCTCAAAAATTAGCAAAAGAAAGTATTGTACATTTCTGGAAAGGAGATGTTGAGTTGGCAACAACTGCAGCAAAAAACGGGTATGAAATTGTAAACTCTTTACATTCTTCTACCTATCTAGATTATAGATATAAAAATCTCCCTTTATCAAAAGCATATGCTTTTAACCCAATTCCTAAAGATTTAGATATAAAATATCATAATAAAGTGATTGGTTTAGGTTGCCAAATGTGGGGGGAATGGATTCCTACAAATGGAGAAATGCATTATAAAGTTTTTCCAAGAATAGCTGCTTATGCAGAAATAGGTTGGACCGATTTAGAAAATAAAGATTTTAGTGCTTTTAAAATAAGTCTTAAAAATTTACAAGATAGATGGGCATCTAAAGGCATATTCTATGCACCTAATGAATTTGTAGAAAAAAAATAA
- a CDS encoding DUF1272 domain-containing protein — MLQIRPTCEHCNKALPNHSTEAMICSFECTYCKTCASEIFKNVCPSCSGNFVERPIRPSKMLEKYPASTIEIFKPKALEKAKINTNIFINIKPSER, encoded by the coding sequence ATGCTACAAATTAGACCTACTTGTGAACATTGCAACAAAGCATTACCTAACCATTCTACAGAAGCTATGATATGCTCTTTTGAGTGCACCTATTGCAAAACTTGTGCATCAGAGATTTTCAAAAATGTATGCCCCAGTTGTTCTGGCAATTTTGTAGAGCGTCCAATTCGACCTTCGAAAATGTTAGAGAAATATCCTGCATCAACAATTGAAATCTTTAAACCTAAAGCTTTAGAAAAGGCTAAAATCAATACAAATATATTTATAAACATCAAGCCCTCAGAGAGATAA
- a CDS encoding mevalonate kinase: MKEIISIAPGRTCLFGDHQDYIGLPIIACAIDKHITIKAVKNNKENFVIDLPDINQKRTISIHQQQNELEQGDFLQSSLQVLKRYNCIPNCGYDVLITGTIPINSGTSSSSALTVAWIQFLLKAFGPEELLSPEKLSQLAYEAEVLELNAPGGKMDQYSIGLGNIIYLETGEDFSYQVLKNPIPGLIMADSGVPKETTALLHRLKTNSWKAIKEVQKHIPHFTIETANLAHLDEYFNYLSDDLKPYLEAALGNYTVTKTALLEFKKERLNLNLIGSLMNKHHYYLKELLKITVPKIDKMIDAALSAGALGAKIVGSGGGGSIAVISDETNKNKIIAALNNAGAKSVYFANVDPGARLIK; the protein is encoded by the coding sequence TTGAAAGAAATAATTTCTATTGCTCCAGGAAGAACTTGTTTATTTGGCGATCATCAAGATTACATAGGGTTACCAATAATTGCATGTGCAATTGATAAACACATTACCATTAAGGCTGTTAAGAATAATAAAGAAAATTTTGTTATTGACTTGCCAGATATCAATCAAAAAAGAACAATTTCTATTCATCAACAACAAAACGAATTAGAACAAGGAGATTTTTTGCAATCTAGTTTACAGGTTTTAAAAAGATACAATTGCATACCCAATTGTGGCTATGATGTTTTAATTACAGGAACTATTCCAATAAATTCAGGAACTTCTAGTTCATCTGCATTAACAGTAGCTTGGATTCAGTTTTTATTAAAAGCATTTGGGCCAGAAGAACTTTTATCACCAGAAAAATTATCTCAATTAGCCTACGAAGCTGAAGTTTTAGAACTTAATGCTCCAGGAGGTAAAATGGATCAATACAGTATAGGTTTAGGAAATATCATTTATTTAGAAACGGGTGAAGATTTTTCTTATCAAGTTTTAAAAAATCCTATTCCTGGTTTAATTATGGCAGATTCTGGTGTACCAAAAGAAACCACTGCCCTATTACATCGCTTAAAAACTAATTCTTGGAAAGCCATTAAAGAGGTTCAAAAACATATTCCTCATTTTACCATAGAAACTGCAAATCTTGCGCATCTAGATGAATATTTTAACTATTTAAGTGATGATTTAAAACCCTATTTAGAAGCAGCTCTTGGCAATTACACTGTTACCAAAACTGCACTATTAGAATTTAAAAAAGAAAGGTTAAATCTTAATTTAATAGGTTCTTTAATGAATAAGCATCACTATTATTTAAAAGAGCTTCTCAAAATTACAGTACCTAAAATTGATAAAATGATAGATGCTGCATTATCAGCTGGAGCTTTAGGAGCCAAAATAGTTGGTTCTGGTGGTGGAGGAAGTATTGCAGTTATTTCTGATGAAACCAATAAAAATAAAATTATAGCAGCTTTGAATAATGCTGGCGCTAAAAGTGTTTACTTTGCTAACGTTGATCCTGGAGCAAGATTAATTAAATAA
- a CDS encoding AI-2E family transporter produces the protein MTSKIIANGILRALGIILGIVLLILFLIEIQSVITYIIIAAVLSLIGRPIILFLRKKLKFPNTLAVVTTMILMLSLLTGIVVLFIPLIIEQGKSLSLLEVDQLQYNVQSIFNQITAYFSSKGIDVLKELKSIDFANQFKTIPNIFNSILGTLGNLSVGLFSVLFICFFFMKDSRLFKKGILTLIPNNSENKFSHSLEVINNLLSRYFIGLIFQITILFIIYTIVLLFFGISNAVVIAFLCALLNLIPYVGPIIGGLLMFTLSMTSNIGNDFQAFILPTSLKIMVFYFLAQVLDNFVSQPVIFSKTTKSHPLEIFLVIIIGGLLFGVIGMITAVPSYTALKVILKEFLSENKIVKSLTKNI, from the coding sequence ATGACATCAAAAATAATAGCAAACGGAATTTTAAGAGCATTGGGTATAATACTTGGTATTGTGCTGCTAATTCTCTTTTTAATAGAAATTCAATCTGTTATTACTTACATTATAATTGCAGCAGTTTTATCTTTAATTGGGCGTCCAATAATTTTATTTTTAAGAAAAAAACTAAAATTTCCAAATACGCTAGCTGTTGTAACCACAATGATTCTGATGTTAAGCTTATTAACAGGAATTGTAGTATTATTTATACCTCTTATTATAGAACAAGGTAAAAGTTTATCACTATTAGAGGTTGATCAATTGCAATACAATGTACAATCTATCTTTAATCAAATCACAGCCTATTTCTCATCTAAAGGTATAGATGTTTTAAAGGAATTAAAAAGTATCGACTTTGCAAATCAATTTAAAACGATTCCCAATATTTTTAATAGCATCTTAGGAACTTTAGGTAACTTAAGTGTTGGCTTATTTTCGGTTTTATTTATTTGTTTTTTCTTTATGAAAGATAGTAGATTGTTTAAAAAGGGAATATTAACCTTAATCCCTAATAATAGCGAAAATAAATTTTCTCATTCGTTAGAAGTTATAAATAACCTTTTATCGAGATACTTTATAGGTCTAATTTTTCAGATAACTATCTTATTCATCATCTATACAATTGTACTTTTATTTTTCGGAATTTCAAATGCAGTCGTTATTGCATTTTTGTGTGCTTTGCTAAACCTTATACCTTATGTTGGGCCAATTATAGGAGGTTTGTTAATGTTTACTCTATCTATGACCAGCAATATTGGTAATGATTTTCAAGCATTTATTTTACCAACATCTTTAAAAATTATGGTGTTTTACTTTCTAGCACAAGTATTAGATAATTTTGTAAGTCAGCCTGTGATTTTCTCAAAAACCACAAAATCTCATCCTTTAGAAATTTTTTTGGTAATTATTATTGGAGGCTTGTTATTTGGTGTTATAGGTATGATTACAGCTGTACCTTCTTACACTGCTTTAAAAGTTATTTTAAAAGAATTTTTATCTGAAAATAAGATTGTAAAATCCTTAACCAAAAACATTTAA